One segment of Macrotis lagotis isolate mMagLag1 chromosome 1, bilby.v1.9.chrom.fasta, whole genome shotgun sequence DNA contains the following:
- the AIRIM gene encoding AFG2-interacting ribosome maturation factor isoform X2 — translation MRVGEQEADAEKMSPREPLPAVQEVLKKVFRVVEHQHGLWRSTLRDCLPLLSSLSNLAEQLQAVQNVQLEETPLRAFPDLKDRLRRKLLAAGDAILDQLGEKLANLLQVRDTVSNHVERVFELYEQRADELGLDTVLQPSALSPSLADMLAWLQDIDRHYRNVYLERKWLLSQVQWRNLPSIPTLQQTWEQKSENDQDLVEDILLNVSFFLET, via the exons ATGCGCGTTGGGGAGCAGGAAGCGG atgcagaaaaaatGTCTCCAAGGGAGCCTTTGCCAGCTGTGCAGGAGGTTCTGAAGAAAGTTTTCCGTGTGGTGGAGCACCAGCATGGGCTCTGGCGGAGCACTCTGAGGGACTGCTTGCCTCTTCTGAGTTCCCTTAGCAACTTGGCAGAACAGCTACAGGCTGTTCAAAATGTGCAGTTGGAGGAGACACCCCTTCGGGCTTTCCCTGACCTGAAAGATCGCCTGAGACGGAAACTACTGGCTGCTGGGGATGCCATCTTAGACCAGTTGGGAGAGAAGCT AGCTAACCTCCTCCAGGTACGAGATACAGTCAGCAACCATGTGGAACGAGTCTTTGAGCTGTATGAGCAGAGAGCAGATGAACTAGGCCTTGATACTGTCTTGCAACCTTCGGCTCTTAGCCCCTCATTGGCTGATATGCTGGCATGGTTACAGGACATTGACAGACATTATCGAAATGT TTACCTGGAAAGGAAGTGGCTCCTCTCCCAGGTCCAGTGGAGAAATTTGCCAAGCATTCCAACCCTGCAACAGACTTGGGAACAAAAGTCAGAGAATGATCAAGACTTAGTAGAAG aTATCCTGCTGAATGTATCTTTTTTCCTGGAGACTTAA
- the AIRIM gene encoding AFG2-interacting ribosome maturation factor isoform X1, translating into MEFSGLPKATQLDAEKMSPREPLPAVQEVLKKVFRVVEHQHGLWRSTLRDCLPLLSSLSNLAEQLQAVQNVQLEETPLRAFPDLKDRLRRKLLAAGDAILDQLGEKLANLLQVRDTVSNHVERVFELYEQRADELGLDTVLQPSALSPSLADMLAWLQDIDRHYRNVYLERKWLLSQVQWRNLPSIPTLQQTWEQKSENDQDLVEDILLNVSFFLET; encoded by the exons atggagttcagtggcttgcccaaggccacacagctag atgcagaaaaaatGTCTCCAAGGGAGCCTTTGCCAGCTGTGCAGGAGGTTCTGAAGAAAGTTTTCCGTGTGGTGGAGCACCAGCATGGGCTCTGGCGGAGCACTCTGAGGGACTGCTTGCCTCTTCTGAGTTCCCTTAGCAACTTGGCAGAACAGCTACAGGCTGTTCAAAATGTGCAGTTGGAGGAGACACCCCTTCGGGCTTTCCCTGACCTGAAAGATCGCCTGAGACGGAAACTACTGGCTGCTGGGGATGCCATCTTAGACCAGTTGGGAGAGAAGCT AGCTAACCTCCTCCAGGTACGAGATACAGTCAGCAACCATGTGGAACGAGTCTTTGAGCTGTATGAGCAGAGAGCAGATGAACTAGGCCTTGATACTGTCTTGCAACCTTCGGCTCTTAGCCCCTCATTGGCTGATATGCTGGCATGGTTACAGGACATTGACAGACATTATCGAAATGT TTACCTGGAAAGGAAGTGGCTCCTCTCCCAGGTCCAGTGGAGAAATTTGCCAAGCATTCCAACCCTGCAACAGACTTGGGAACAAAAGTCAGAGAATGATCAAGACTTAGTAGAAG aTATCCTGCTGAATGTATCTTTTTTCCTGGAGACTTAA